A DNA window from Shewanella baltica contains the following coding sequences:
- a CDS encoding DUF6881 domain-containing protein, whose amino-acid sequence MCRHRTELDLNDESTRFVSEVGTENDEIRTWGFFVNASVEFTLASIKSLNTKLGIEVEPLLAEINSQKAFCGINYEQDRICFHH is encoded by the coding sequence ATATGTAGACATCGAACAGAGCTCGATTTAAACGATGAATCCACAAGGTTTGTCTCTGAAGTTGGAACCGAAAACGACGAAATAAGAACATGGGGATTCTTTGTTAATGCCTCAGTTGAGTTTACTTTGGCATCAATAAAAAGCCTCAATACGAAACTAGGTATTGAGGTCGAGCCCTTATTAGCGGAAATTAACTCCCAAAAAGCATTCTGCGGTATAAATTATGAACAGGATCGGATATGTTTCCACCATTAA
- a CDS encoding DinB family protein yields the protein MHLAEHVQLMAQYNESMNVKIYETAATLLGEELSRNQGAFFGSVIGTLNHIAVGDIIWLKRFSVLLQSHHELDVVRAMSQPQSLDSVLCSTLPELYEYRKVLDETIVKLAGLLSEAELCLIFNYTNSKGVTSNKKLFSVLMHFFNHQTHHRGQATTLLSQFGRDVGVTDLVAIIPNV from the coding sequence ATGCATTTAGCTGAACATGTGCAACTCATGGCTCAATACAATGAATCGATGAACGTTAAAATTTATGAGACAGCAGCAACACTTTTGGGCGAAGAACTATCAAGAAATCAAGGTGCATTTTTTGGCTCAGTGATAGGAACGCTCAATCATATCGCCGTTGGTGACATTATTTGGTTAAAGCGATTTTCTGTGCTGTTGCAAAGCCATCATGAATTAGATGTTGTTCGAGCAATGAGCCAACCTCAATCACTTGACTCAGTATTATGTTCAACATTACCTGAGCTCTATGAGTACCGCAAAGTACTTGATGAGACCATTGTTAAACTTGCGGGCTTGCTTTCGGAAGCTGAACTTTGTCTAATTTTTAATTACACAAATTCAAAAGGCGTAACATCGAATAAAAAGTTATTTAGTGTACTTATGCACTTTTTTAATCATCAAACACATCATCGAGGTCAAGCTACGACTTTATTATCCCAGTTTGGTCGGGATGTAGGCGTTACGGATCTTGTGGCTATTATCCCAAATGTTTAA
- a CDS encoding IS5-like element ISSod6 family transposase — MPRLMLTDARWEKLFHLMKSTGRVYDKPEHRQTFEGILYRLRTGIPWRDLPKEFGHWSTVFRRFHLWSKKGVLAHLFKALANLADIEWVFIDGSIVRAHQHSAGAATLNNESIGKSRGGNSTKIHLAVDSGGLPIYFELSEGQKHDITHAPSLIEHLKQVDTVIADKGYDSDAFRELIANKGGKSVIPRRRYKNTPQERVDWCLYRYRHLVENAFGRIKHYRAISTRYDKLARNYASMVSLAFMLMWLPMYC; from the coding sequence TGCTAACCGATGCACGCTGGGAAAAGCTATTTCATTTAATGAAAAGCACAGGCCGTGTTTATGACAAACCTGAACATAGACAAACATTCGAAGGTATTCTTTACCGGCTTAGAACAGGTATCCCTTGGCGAGATTTACCTAAAGAGTTCGGTCATTGGAGCACGGTCTTTAGACGGTTTCATTTATGGTCTAAGAAAGGCGTTCTAGCACATTTATTCAAGGCCTTAGCCAACCTTGCTGATATAGAATGGGTCTTTATTGATGGCTCGATAGTGCGGGCTCACCAGCACAGTGCAGGTGCAGCGACGCTAAATAATGAGAGTATTGGTAAAAGTCGAGGCGGTAATTCAACCAAAATTCACTTAGCCGTCGACAGCGGAGGATTACCGATTTATTTCGAATTATCAGAAGGCCAAAAACACGATATTACACACGCCCCCAGCTTAATTGAACACCTGAAGCAGGTTGATACCGTCATTGCAGATAAAGGTTATGACAGCGATGCATTTCGTGAACTTATCGCAAATAAAGGCGGGAAATCTGTTATTCCAAGGCGCCGCTATAAGAATACACCTCAAGAAAGAGTCGATTGGTGCTTATATCGGTATCGACATTTAGTGGAGAATGCTTTTGGAAGAATTAAACATTATCGAGCAATATCAACAAGGTATGACAAGCTAGCAAGAAATTACGCCAGTATGGTGTCACTGGCGTTTATGTTAATGTGGCTGCCGATGTATTGCTGA
- a CDS encoding bleomycin resistance protein — MFPPLTPELNVRDIGKSLNFYIEQLGFTICYERPEEGFATIELNGAFLMLEQIDELEPNDDPWITAKLEYPFGRGINFQIIVIDLDGIYNRLLKNGYPIKLPLEQKSYRVGSKFINVRQFMVMDPDGYLLRLSTQTGVR; from the coding sequence ATGTTTCCACCATTAACACCTGAACTCAATGTTCGTGACATAGGGAAATCCCTAAATTTCTATATTGAGCAGCTTGGCTTTACTATTTGCTATGAACGCCCGGAAGAGGGGTTTGCAACAATAGAACTCAATGGCGCTTTTTTAATGCTTGAGCAAATAGATGAGCTTGAGCCGAATGATGATCCATGGATTACAGCAAAACTCGAATATCCTTTTGGAAGAGGTATCAATTTCCAGATAATAGTTATAGATCTCGATGGTATTTACAATCGTTTGTTGAAAAATGGCTATCCAATTAAGCTGCCCTTAGAGCAAAAGTCATATCGAGTGGGTAGCAAGTTTATAAATGTGAGGCAATTTATGGTTATGGACCCAGACGGATATTTACTCAGGCTAAGCACTCAAACTGGGGTGCGTTAA
- a CDS encoding GFA family protein codes for MNDVLCKTKGHCRCGQVKFEVSSAPLITMACHCTGCQQMTSSAFSLSSLFPSSVFSITLGEPVIGGLHGDTRHYFCEHCMSWLFTRLEGMDDFVNVRSTMLEDSQHYKPFVETYLDEKLEWATTGAKYSFNQFPPQDQFPALLQAYASNQD; via the coding sequence ATGAACGATGTACTTTGTAAAACAAAAGGCCACTGTCGATGTGGGCAGGTCAAATTTGAAGTGTCCTCAGCGCCATTGATTACGATGGCATGCCATTGCACGGGATGCCAGCAAATGACCTCTAGTGCTTTTAGTCTGAGTTCGTTATTTCCGAGTTCAGTATTCTCTATCACATTAGGTGAGCCAGTGATTGGCGGGCTGCACGGGGATACGCGCCACTATTTTTGTGAGCATTGTATGAGTTGGCTGTTCACGCGCCTAGAAGGGATGGATGATTTTGTCAATGTGCGCTCCACAATGCTAGAGGATTCTCAGCATTACAAACCATTCGTTGAAACATATTTAGATGAAAAACTTGAGTGGGCGACGACGGGGGCAAAGTACAGTTTTAATCAGTTTCCACCACAAGATCAATTTCCGGCATTGCTCCAAGCATATGCGAGTAACCAAGATTAA
- a CDS encoding winged helix-turn-helix transcriptional regulator, protein MTATMLIAVPKMHTPFQPALSYTADSANSTAYRIEQHIACDQSAMLASDGTAYQEYVLTEMGRGLFPVIIALRQWGEDHLYQPDEQHSVLIDTQTGEPVTRLELRSKEHQVLE, encoded by the coding sequence ATGACGGCGACTATGCTGATTGCAGTACCTAAAATGCATACGCCATTCCAACCTGCACTATCGTATACGGCTGATAGCGCCAATAGCACTGCCTATCGAATAGAACAGCATATAGCCTGCGACCAGTCGGCTATGCTGGCTTCCGATGGCACGGCTTATCAGGAATATGTTTTGACTGAGATGGGGCGTGGGCTTTTTCCAGTGATTATCGCTTTGCGCCAGTGGGGCGAGGATCACCTTTACCAGCCTGATGAGCAGCATTCGGTGTTAATTGACACCCAAACGGGTGAACCGGTAACTCGTCTTGAACTACGTTCTAAAGAGCATCAAGTTCTCGAATAG
- a CDS encoding GNAT family N-acetyltransferase codes for MVILFVDPERQKKGIGRALLLFTLEYAKVDVVTVSASLSSVPAYVKYGFKFNGDTGISAGLVYQPMKIELILSHYNQMQLCYWIKALP; via the coding sequence ATTGTAATACTTTTTGTTGACCCAGAACGTCAAAAGAAAGGTATTGGTAGGGCTCTGCTTTTATTTACCTTAGAGTATGCGAAGGTTGATGTTGTAACAGTAAGCGCCTCTTTGTCTTCTGTTCCTGCATACGTGAAATATGGCTTTAAATTCAATGGTGATACTGGAATATCAGCAGGTTTGGTTTATCAACCTATGAAAATCGAACTTATTTTAAGTCACTATAACCAAATGCAATTGTGTTACTGGATTAAGGCTTTGCCTTAA
- a CDS encoding DUF1287 domain-containing protein — MMRYLLIFSIFISQSSFGQSLGSDLAKAAIERTSYEVHYDGSYFSIPYPNGDVPSNIGVCTDVIIRSYCNTFC, encoded by the coding sequence ATGATGAGATACCTACTTATATTTTCTATCTTCATTTCTCAAAGCTCATTCGGTCAGAGTCTTGGGAGTGACTTAGCTAAGGCTGCAATTGAGCGCACCTCATATGAAGTCCATTATGATGGCTCATATTTTTCCATTCCCTATCCCAACGGCGATGTCCCTTCCAACATCGGAGTATGCACCGACGTAATCATTAGATCTTATTGTAATACTTTTTGTTGA
- a CDS encoding Stf0 family sulfotransferase, with product MIISNSYIICATPRSGSTLLCDLLTDTQVAGCPDSFFRCEDFLEWASYFDVSVTNWGNEQEFDQSYLTAVLQEGTGSTSIFGMRLMWESLGELSKRLASFHPGLPNDNARFQAVFGSPRYVHLTRENKIAQAVSRLKAEQSGLWHLGADGSERERLKFGQAPVYDAGSLATIVARLEEQDAAWSNWFVQQEVEPICITYEALSDNPLVVLEVVLAALGLDPAIAKTVSPRTAKLADSQSREWAERFREELINSISST from the coding sequence ATGATTATTTCTAACTCATACATTATTTGTGCAACGCCTAGAAGTGGCAGCACGCTTTTATGTGATCTTCTTACTGACACTCAAGTAGCTGGGTGTCCTGATTCATTTTTCCGGTGTGAAGATTTTCTTGAGTGGGCGAGCTATTTCGATGTGTCAGTCACGAATTGGGGTAATGAACAAGAATTTGACCAGTCATATTTAACCGCTGTTCTGCAAGAGGGGACAGGTAGCACTTCGATTTTTGGTATGCGTCTGATGTGGGAAAGTCTTGGCGAACTGTCGAAAAGACTCGCGTCGTTTCATCCTGGTTTACCAAACGACAATGCCCGTTTCCAAGCCGTATTTGGTTCGCCACGCTATGTGCATCTCACCCGTGAAAATAAGATTGCTCAGGCTGTTTCGCGCCTTAAAGCGGAGCAGTCGGGTTTGTGGCATCTCGGTGCTGACGGAAGCGAGCGGGAGCGACTTAAATTCGGTCAGGCCCCCGTCTATGATGCTGGTAGTCTTGCAACAATTGTCGCAAGGCTTGAAGAACAAGATGCAGCGTGGTCGAACTGGTTTGTACAACAAGAAGTTGAACCTATCTGCATCACCTATGAGGCGCTTTCCGATAACCCTCTAGTTGTATTGGAAGTAGTGTTAGCTGCTTTGGGTCTAGATCCCGCTATCGCTAAAACGGTTTCCCCCAGAACAGCAAAATTGGCTGACAGTCAAAGCCGTGAGTGGGCAGAACGTTTTCGAGAAGAGCTGATTAACAGTATATCTAGCACCTGA